One part of the Streptomyces sp. NBC_00286 genome encodes these proteins:
- a CDS encoding DUF429 domain-containing protein, producing the protein MGIERFIGIDLAWAQGGARTRPNETGVAAIDRRGVVIDCGWTSGIEETVSWLAKTAVDGSTLAFVDAPLVVDNPVGQRLCEREVGRRYGRWKVSANSTNQRSPRLAGVFLRERLQESGWSYDDGRGGPRTGGLVVSECYPYTTLVGAAELGYGLERPTYKRRPVRVPAAEWRAVRARECDVLIARMAGLATADPPLLLSSHPVSRRLLEEPSPLGAVAYKHREDLIDALLCAWTAALWSRHGLTRCQVLGPDTAVSPGSAPTIIAPARPEQRRDS; encoded by the coding sequence ATGGGGATTGAGCGGTTCATAGGCATCGACCTCGCCTGGGCGCAGGGTGGCGCCCGTACCCGGCCCAACGAGACCGGCGTAGCCGCCATCGACCGTCGCGGCGTGGTGATCGATTGCGGCTGGACCTCCGGGATCGAAGAGACCGTGTCATGGCTGGCCAAGACAGCAGTCGACGGATCGACCCTGGCTTTCGTCGACGCGCCGCTGGTCGTCGACAATCCGGTCGGCCAGCGGCTGTGCGAGCGGGAGGTCGGCCGGAGATACGGCCGCTGGAAGGTGAGCGCGAACAGCACCAACCAGCGCTCTCCTCGCCTGGCCGGAGTGTTCCTGCGGGAGCGGCTGCAGGAGTCCGGCTGGTCCTACGACGACGGCAGGGGCGGTCCGCGGACGGGCGGGCTGGTGGTGTCCGAGTGCTATCCGTACACGACCTTGGTCGGGGCCGCCGAGCTGGGTTACGGCCTGGAGCGCCCCACCTACAAGCGCCGACCGGTGCGAGTGCCGGCGGCAGAGTGGCGAGCGGTGCGCGCACGGGAGTGCGACGTGCTGATCGCGCGCATGGCGGGCCTGGCCACCGCCGACCCGCCACTGCTGCTCTCTTCCCATCCGGTCTCCCGTCGACTGCTCGAGGAGCCCTCACCTCTGGGGGCGGTCGCCTACAAGCATCGGGAAGACCTCATCGACGCGCTCCTTTGCGCGTGGACGGCCGCACTGTGGTCCCGGCACGGACTGACACGCTGCCAAGTCCTCGGCCCGGACACCGCCGTATCGCCCGGAAGCGCTCCCACCATCATCGCGCCCGCCCGCCCCGAGCAGCGGCGAGACAGCTGA
- a CDS encoding N-formylglutamate amidohydrolase, protein MNDVSASYLILPGAPDSPVILHVPHSSRAIPADVRSGIVLEDAALERELDHITDAHTARLAAMAAERCATAPWRFVNQLSRLVVDHERFPDEREEMLAVGMGAVYMRTTHRAELRPADHDGQLLIERYFHPYAAAMTDAVTERLDAVGRAVIIDVHSYPTERLPYELHGDGPRPPICLGRDAFHTPADLLARAGRAFAGFGGTGVNSPFEGTYVPLKYYANDARVSALMIEIRRDVYMSEPGGPAGPSLDALASALAQLVEEEHRAAPVADSLVLPTHGD, encoded by the coding sequence ATGAATGACGTGTCGGCCTCCTACCTGATCCTCCCGGGCGCACCGGACTCCCCCGTGATCCTGCACGTCCCGCACTCCTCGCGGGCGATCCCGGCGGACGTACGGAGCGGCATCGTGCTCGAAGACGCCGCGCTGGAACGGGAGTTGGACCACATCACCGACGCGCACACCGCTCGGCTCGCGGCGATGGCCGCGGAGCGCTGTGCCACGGCGCCCTGGCGGTTCGTCAATCAATTGTCGCGGCTGGTCGTCGACCACGAACGGTTCCCGGACGAGCGGGAGGAGATGCTGGCCGTCGGCATGGGCGCGGTCTATATGCGGACCACCCACCGGGCGGAGCTACGACCGGCCGATCACGACGGTCAGCTGCTCATCGAGCGGTACTTCCACCCGTACGCCGCCGCCATGACGGACGCCGTGACCGAGCGACTGGACGCCGTCGGGCGGGCCGTGATCATCGACGTCCACTCCTACCCGACCGAGCGCCTGCCCTATGAGCTCCACGGCGACGGACCCCGGCCGCCCATCTGCCTGGGCCGGGACGCCTTCCACACCCCGGCCGATCTGCTCGCCCGAGCCGGGAGGGCGTTCGCGGGCTTCGGCGGCACCGGAGTCAACAGTCCCTTCGAGGGAACGTACGTACCGCTGAAGTACTACGCCAACGACGCACGGGTCAGCGCCCTGATGATCGAGATCCGGCGGGACGTCTACATGTCCGAGCCGGGCGGTCCGGCGGGCCCGAGCCTCGACGCACTCGCGAGCGCACTCGCCCAGCTCGTCGAGGAAGAGCACCGCGCCGCGCCGGTGGCTGATTCTCTGGTACTACCGACGCATGGGGATTGA
- a CDS encoding NAD(P)H-binding protein yields the protein MTQTQKILVTGATGTVGRQVVAELLARGHAVRALTRDPATANLPAGVEVVQGDLTAPDSLIPALEGVTGLHLITFGGPYFAPLETGPRILELARAAGVRRITVLHGGGPTPLEDAVRADDGVDWTVLMPVEFMSNALAWADQIVASGEVREPFVSRLSAMVHEGDIGAVAAVALTEEGHGSQEYVITGPELLTVGDKVATIAAARGREISLVELTEEQAVAQWRAAGQPEDVIGFLLEVYGNTPEAGRTVADTVEKVTGRPARTFAQWAAEHADAFTAADPSGTA from the coding sequence ATGACACAGACGCAGAAGATCCTTGTCACCGGCGCCACCGGAACCGTCGGCCGCCAGGTCGTCGCCGAACTGCTCGCCCGCGGCCACGCGGTCCGCGCCCTCACGCGGGATCCGGCGACGGCCAACCTCCCGGCCGGCGTCGAGGTCGTCCAGGGTGACCTGACCGCACCCGACAGCCTGATCCCGGCACTGGAGGGCGTCACCGGCCTCCATCTGATCACCTTCGGCGGGCCCTATTTCGCTCCGCTGGAGACCGGCCCGCGGATCCTGGAGCTGGCCCGAGCGGCCGGGGTACGCAGGATCACCGTGCTGCACGGCGGCGGACCGACCCCGCTGGAAGACGCCGTACGGGCCGACGACGGGGTCGACTGGACCGTACTCATGCCGGTCGAGTTCATGTCCAACGCCCTGGCGTGGGCGGACCAGATCGTGGCCTCGGGCGAAGTCCGCGAGCCGTTCGTCTCCCGGCTCAGCGCCATGGTCCACGAGGGCGACATCGGCGCCGTCGCCGCGGTCGCGCTCACCGAGGAGGGCCACGGGAGCCAGGAGTACGTGATCACCGGCCCCGAACTGCTGACCGTCGGCGACAAGGTGGCGACCATCGCCGCCGCTCGCGGCCGGGAGATCTCCCTGGTCGAGCTGACCGAGGAGCAGGCCGTCGCCCAATGGCGGGCGGCGGGCCAACCGGAGGACGTCATCGGCTTCCTGCTCGAGGTGTACGGGAACACCCCGGAGGCGGGCCGTACGGTCGCCGACACCGTCGAGAAGGTCACCGGCCGCCCGGCCCGCACCTTCGCCCAGTGGGCCGCGGAGCACGCGGACGCCTTCACGGCAGCCGACCCCTCAGGCACCGCATAG
- a CDS encoding SDR family NAD(P)-dependent oxidoreductase, translating into MTDTNGMLAGKSVMITGASSGIGEAAARLFAAEGAAVLLMARREDVLKQLAQDINDLGGRAAISAGDVSVAEDVQRAVDATREQFGALDAAFNNAGFAGDDLSPLHELDQAVYDRTIAVNVTGTWNCLRSQIPVMLEAGKGAIVNTSSTAAMGATGAPVPYVAAKHAVLGMTRAAAAEYGEHGIRINTLVVGTTRTEMINQVVEAYPELGTAFVARQMQKRMADPVEIAQAALWLCSERASFATGSALAVDGGWTAG; encoded by the coding sequence ATGACCGACACGAATGGAATGCTGGCCGGTAAGTCCGTCATGATCACGGGTGCGTCGAGCGGCATCGGAGAAGCGGCCGCCCGTCTGTTCGCCGCCGAGGGAGCGGCGGTCCTCCTGATGGCCCGCCGCGAGGACGTACTGAAGCAATTAGCCCAGGACATAAACGACTTGGGCGGCCGCGCGGCGATCAGCGCGGGCGACGTCTCGGTCGCGGAGGACGTACAGCGTGCCGTGGACGCGACCCGCGAGCAGTTCGGCGCCCTGGACGCGGCCTTCAACAACGCGGGCTTCGCCGGCGATGACCTGTCCCCGCTGCATGAGCTCGACCAGGCCGTCTACGACCGTACGATCGCCGTCAACGTCACCGGCACCTGGAACTGTCTGCGCTCCCAGATCCCGGTGATGCTCGAAGCGGGGAAGGGCGCGATCGTCAACACGTCCAGCACCGCCGCCATGGGAGCCACCGGAGCCCCCGTTCCGTACGTCGCCGCGAAGCACGCGGTGCTCGGCATGACGAGGGCCGCAGCGGCCGAGTACGGGGAACACGGTATTCGCATCAACACGCTCGTCGTCGGAACCACCCGCACCGAAATGATCAACCAAGTAGTGGAGGCCTACCCGGAGTTGGGGACGGCTTTCGTCGCCCGCCAAATGCAGAAACGCATGGCGGATCCCGTCGAGATCGCCCAGGCGGCCCTGTGGCTGTGCAGCGAACGCGCCTCGTTCGCCACCGGGTCGGCACTGGCCGTGGACGGGGGGTGGACGGCGGGCTGA
- a CDS encoding ADP-ribosylation family protein, producing MRGEKSERPASRADIEERFLRDWGFELPDSIFRFWDFLSSLAPAGHQALRDLDVSPVGVIDLFADTSLQPRQGIDVRVHGRYYRDPPEFLTFMHGGSDGLHHGLWFDDGRTCRGVASYYTHDGGGIDTTSRTPLEALRAILERCWRDLDDDVEDEDVSARRSRLALLRDALTVVETGDRPEVGLAYSRAYDTIAPAADFDRITTLDGAGALVAGETALDRPAHGQADEYKFATYIYALFEDPAALQAGVEEARRRCSAGDPAEALVLGRDLHWASGGDPAREALANELLVMAYRVLNRPSLAEIAGAHHRHRSLPRVDVLEQT from the coding sequence ATGCGCGGGGAGAAGTCCGAGAGGCCGGCGAGCCGGGCTGACATCGAGGAGCGCTTCCTGCGGGACTGGGGATTCGAACTACCGGATTCGATCTTCCGGTTCTGGGATTTCCTGAGTTCCCTCGCCCCGGCCGGACACCAGGCCCTCCGCGACCTCGACGTGTCCCCGGTCGGCGTCATCGACTTGTTCGCCGACACGAGCTTGCAGCCGCGCCAGGGGATCGATGTACGGGTGCACGGCCGCTACTACCGTGACCCGCCCGAGTTCCTGACCTTCATGCACGGCGGCTCCGACGGCCTTCACCACGGCCTGTGGTTCGACGACGGCCGTACGTGCCGTGGAGTCGCCTCCTACTACACCCACGACGGCGGTGGAATCGACACCACGTCGCGCACCCCGCTGGAGGCGCTGCGCGCGATCCTCGAACGTTGCTGGCGCGACCTCGATGACGACGTAGAGGATGAGGACGTGTCCGCGCGGCGGTCCCGCCTGGCGCTGCTACGCGATGCACTGACCGTCGTGGAGACCGGGGACCGACCCGAGGTGGGCCTCGCCTACTCCAGGGCGTACGACACGATCGCCCCAGCGGCGGACTTCGACCGGATCACCACGCTGGACGGCGCGGGCGCACTCGTGGCGGGCGAAACCGCGCTGGACCGCCCTGCCCACGGCCAGGCCGACGAGTACAAGTTCGCGACGTACATCTACGCCCTGTTCGAGGACCCCGCAGCCCTGCAGGCCGGCGTGGAGGAGGCCCGCCGGCGTTGCTCGGCAGGCGATCCGGCGGAAGCGCTGGTCCTGGGCCGTGACCTGCACTGGGCCTCGGGCGGTGACCCGGCCCGCGAAGCACTCGCGAACGAACTCCTCGTGATGGCCTACCGCGTGCTGAACCGCCCCTCACTGGCGGAGATAGCCGGTGCGCACCACCGTCACCGGTCCTTGCCACGAGTAGACGTCCTGGAGCAGACATAG
- a CDS encoding LysR family transcriptional regulator, with translation MERRQVEYFLAVAAHRSFTSAAHTLRVAQPSLSHAIRLLERELGTPLFHRLGRGVVLTSAGEAFVEPARQVMRDLETARSVVRTIAGLAGGTLDIVAPTTLAVDPLADLAGAFRGRHPAIDIVIVEPPDAAAVADMVRTGECELGLADMRTDSKTVETLELCRQEVLVVVPRSDRFPQAGPVALGDVARMDLVATAPGTATRALMDQALGGEGGRPRIAVETVHQAAVVPLVLAGAGATLLPRSLAEEAARRGAVALALRPRLVRPVWLMWRHGPLSPAAQAFIDVARDAFELPVAALPEGDKQE, from the coding sequence ATGGAACGTCGCCAGGTCGAGTACTTCCTCGCCGTCGCCGCGCACCGGAGTTTCACCAGCGCCGCCCACACCCTGCGCGTGGCACAGCCGTCGCTGTCGCACGCGATCCGTCTGCTGGAGCGGGAACTGGGCACCCCTCTCTTCCACCGGCTCGGTCGCGGAGTCGTGCTGACCTCGGCGGGAGAGGCGTTCGTGGAGCCGGCCCGGCAGGTCATGCGCGATCTGGAGACCGCTCGGTCGGTGGTGCGCACCATCGCCGGACTGGCAGGCGGCACGCTGGACATCGTCGCGCCGACGACGTTGGCGGTCGATCCGCTGGCGGACCTCGCCGGGGCCTTCCGCGGGCGCCATCCCGCGATCGACATCGTCATCGTCGAGCCGCCGGACGCGGCCGCGGTCGCGGACATGGTGCGTACCGGTGAGTGCGAGTTGGGGCTGGCCGATATGAGGACGGACAGCAAGACCGTCGAAACCCTGGAGCTGTGCCGGCAAGAGGTCCTGGTGGTGGTGCCCCGGTCCGACCGCTTTCCTCAGGCCGGACCGGTGGCGCTCGGTGACGTGGCCCGGATGGATCTCGTGGCGACCGCGCCAGGTACCGCGACCCGTGCCCTGATGGACCAGGCGCTGGGCGGGGAGGGAGGCCGTCCGCGCATCGCGGTGGAGACGGTTCATCAGGCCGCGGTCGTCCCCTTGGTACTGGCTGGTGCGGGGGCGACGCTACTGCCGCGCTCTCTCGCCGAGGAGGCGGCGCGGCGCGGCGCGGTGGCGCTGGCGCTCCGGCCGCGCCTGGTCCGGCCGGTCTGGCTGATGTGGCGGCATGGGCCGCTCTCACCTGCCGCGCAGGCGTTCATCGATGTGGCCCGCGACGCTTTCGAGCTCCCGGTGGCGGCGCTGCCGGAGGGCGACAAGCAAGAGTGA